The genomic stretch ctttttctcctgcctccccacaTGCTGCTTTGGTCTCTCACAACTGCTACTATTGGTTCATTGGTCCTGCTAAGATAggccccaacaaagagtcctgttttcATGCCCCCACATCAAGTTATCCTCAGAGCAGGGTCTCAGTTGGTAGGCCCTCTTCTATAcctgccctccccacttcctggtCTCTTCCAACTGCTCCTGCCGGTTAGTTGTTCCTGGTCAGATAAGCCCCAACAAAGAGTTCTGTTTTCTTGCTCCAGGTCAAAtggtcctcagagtagggtctcagttggTAGCCCCACTTTATTGATGCCTCCCCTCACTTCCAGCTTTGATCTGCTCCAAAGgttcctgctggttagttggtcctgtTCAGATAGACTCCAACAAAGAGTCTTGTTTTCTTGCCCCCATGTCAgtttgtcctcagagtagggttTCAGCTGGTAGCCCCTTTTTATTCCTGCACCCCCTCACACACTTCcagctttggtctcttccaactgttcctgctggttagttggtcctgctcacaTAGGCCCAAAAAAGAGTCCTGTTTTTTTCCCACTAGGTCAAGTTGATCTCACAGTAGGACCTCAGTTGGCAGACCCCCTTTTATTGCTTCCACCAAACACTTGCCGCATTGGTCTGTTCCAACTGTATCTGCTAGTTAGTTGGTTCTTCTCAGATGGGCCGCAACAAAGAGTCCATTTCTCAAGACCCCTAGGTGAAGTTATCCTCAGAGTATGGTCTCAGTTGGTTGTACCCCTTCTATTCCTGCCTCCCCCCTCTGCCTGCTTTGGTATGTTCCAACTGTATCTGCTGGTTAGTTGGTTGTCTTCAGATAGGCCCCAAGAAAATGTCCTATTTTCTTGCCCTCTAGGTCAAGTTTTCTGcagagtagggtctcagtttGTAGCTTCCCCATttattcctgcccccccccccgcccccgcttcctCCTTTGGTCTAATCCAGTTTTTCCTGCTGGTTGGTTactcctgctcagataggccccccaaaagagtcctgttttcttcttgCCCCAGGTCAAGTTCCCCTCCGAGTAGGGTTTCAGTTTGTGGCTCCCCCCCGCTATTGTTTTCTCCCCCCACGCTTcccgctttggtctcttccagctggtcctgctggttagttggtcctgctcaggtAGGTCCCAACAAAGAGCCCTGTTTCTTGCCCCCAATGTCAACTTGTCTGAAGAACAGGTTCTCAGTTGGCAGCCTCCCTTTTTTCCTGCCCCCCAATCCTTCTTTGGTCTCTTCCAGCTGTTCCTGTTAGTTAGTTGGTCCTACTCAGATAGGCCGGAACCAATAGTCCTGTTTTCTTGTCCCCTATATCAAGTTGTCttcagagtagggtctcagtcGGTGgccccccttttattcctgccccTGCAATTCACACTTTGGcctcttccaactgttcctgTTAGtgagttggtcctgctcagataggccccaacaaagAGCCCTGTTTTCTTGGCCCCAGGTTACATGGTCCTCAGAGTAGGGCCTTAGTTGGTAGCCCCACTTTAACGCTGCCACCCTGCTTCAAGCTTCTGTCTTCTCCAACTGTTCCTGCTGATTAGTTGGGCCTTGTTAGATAGGCCACAGCAAAGAGTCCTGTTTCCTTGCCCCCTAGGTCTAGTTGTCCTCAGAGCATGGTCTCAGTTGGTAGCCTCCCCTTTTATTCCTAACCCTTCTGCACATGTTCTGCTTGGCTGTCTAACAACTGTTCCTACTGGTGAGCTGGCCCTCCTCAGACAGtcccaacaaagagtcctgttttcttgatCAAGATCTGTTTTTCCAGATCAAGATGTCCTCAGAGTAGTGTTTCAGTTTGTAGCcccccttttattctctctcccccacttcccactTTGATCTCTTCCAACTATTCCTGCTGGTTACTTGGTCTTGCTCAGATAGGGCCCAACAAAGAGTCCTCTTTACTTGCCCCCTAGGTCAAGTTGTCCCCAGAGTAAGGTCTTAGTTGTTAGCCCCCTTTTATTCCCGCGCCCCctacttcctgctttggtctcttccaacagTTCCTGCTgcttagttggtcctgctcagataggccccaaagaagagtcctgttttcttacTCCCTAGGTcgagttgtcctcagagtagggtctcagttggTAGCCCTACTTTTATTCCCGCACCCCCCACATTTCCTGCATGGGTCTCTTCCAAATGGTCCTGCTGCTTAGGTGGTCCTGCTCACATAGGCCCCAACTTAGAGTCCTGATTTCTTGTCCCATaggtcaagttgtcctcagagtcgGGTCTCAGCTTTTAGCCCCCCTGTTAtaactgccccacccccacttcccgcttgctctcttccaactgttcctgctggttagcTGGTCCTGCTTAGATAGGCCCCAAccaagagtcctgttttcttgccccaggacaagttgtcctcagagtaagTTCTCAGTTGGTAGtcccccttttattcctgcccctccctcacttctcgctttggtctcttccaactgctCCTGTTGGTTAGTTGTTCCTGGTCAGGTAGGCccccaacaaagagtcctgtttccttgcctcctgagtcaagttgtcctcagagtcgGGTCTCAGTTGGTTGCTCCCCTTTtattcccaccccccacacacttcCCTATTTGGTCTCTTCTAACTGTTCCTTCTagttagttggtcctgctcaccTATGTCCCAACacagagtcctgttttcttgccccctaGGTTAAGTTGCcctcagagtagggtctcagttggTAGCCCCCCCACCCattcctgccccccgccccacacttcctgctttggtctcgtCCAATTGTTCCTGCTGATGAGTAcatcctgctcagataggccccaacacAGAGTCCTGTTTTTTTGCCCCCaagtcaagttgtcctcagagtagagTTGCAGGCAGTAGCCCTGCCTTTATTCCTGCACATCCCAACTTCCCGCTTATGTCTGCTCCAAATGTCCCTGCTGGATCCTTGCTCTGCTTAGGCCCCAACGAAAAGTCCTATTTTCTTGCTGCCTAGATGAAGCTGTCCCCAAGGTAGGGTCTCAGTTGGTACGCCCCCTTTATACTCGCAGCCTCACCCCACACATTTTGCTTTGGTCTTTTCCAAGTATTCCTGCTTGTTAGTTGGttctgctcagataggccccaacaaaAAGTCCTATATTCTTGCTCCCTGGTCAAGGAGTCCTCAGAGTAGGGTTTCAGAGGGTACCCCTCTTTTATTCCTGCCTCCTCACTTCccactttggtctcttccaaATGTCCCTGCCGGTTCATTGTTCCTGCTCAGATAGGGCAAACAAAGAGTTATGTTTTCATGCCCCCTAGGTCAAGTTATGCTCAGAGTAGTGTCTGAGTTTGTACCCTCCTTTTATTCTTGTCCTCCCCCAATTCCCACTTTGATCTCTTCCAACAGTTCCTTCTGGTTAAGTGGACCTGCTCTGATAAGCCCCGACAAAGACTGATTTTCTTCCCCCAGGTCAATTTGTCCTCAGAGTTGGTTTTCAGTTTGTAGCCCCACTTTCATTCCtgccaccccccaacacacacacacacacacacacacacacacacacactcacttcctgctttggtctcctcCAAATGTTCCTGATGAGTTGGTTCTGCTCAGATAGGCACCACCAAGAGTCCTGTTTTCCTGCCCCCTATGTCAAATTGTCCTCAGAGTAGTGTCTCACTTGGTAGCaccccttttattcctgcccctccccacttcccgcTTTGGTCTCTTgcaactgttcctgctggttagttggtcctgctcagataggccccagcAAAGAGTCCTGTTGACTTGCCCCCAGGTCAAGgtgtcctcagagtagggtctcagttggTAGGCCCCCTTTATTGCTTCCACTtgctgctttggtctcttccaactgttccttTTGCTTAGATGGTCCGGCTCAGATAGCCCCCAAGAAAGAGTCCTATTTTCTTGCCCCAGGTCAAGGTGTCTTCAAAGTAGGGTTTCAGTGTTTAGTCCCCCTTtgttcccttccccctcttcccgcTGTGGTCTCCTCCAACTGTCCCTACTtcttagttggtcctgctcagatagacACGCACCAGTAGTCCTGGTTTCTTGCCACCGGGTCAAATTGTGTTCAGGATAGGGTCTCAGATGGTTGCCTTCCCTTTTATTCGTTTCCCCCACTTCCTGCATTGGTCTCTTCAAAATGTTAATGCTGGTTAGTTGCTCCGGCAcagataggccccaacaaagagtcctTTTTTCTTGCCCCCAGGTTAAGTTCTACTCAGAGAATGGTTTCAGGTGGTTgccccccttttattcctgctgCCCCCCGCACagttcctgctttggtctcttcctaCTGGTCCTGCTGATTAGGTgttcctgctcagataggccccaacaaagagtcctgttCTCTTGCCCCCAGTTCAAGTTGCCCTCAGAGTAGTTTCTCAGTTGGTAGCCCCCCGTTTATTCCTACCCCCAACAAAGTTCCGCCTCGGTCTCTTCCACCTGCTCCTGCCGGTTAGTTGGTCCTCTTCAAATAGGCCACAACAATGAGTCCTTTTATCTTTCCCCCAGGTCAAGTGGTCCTCAGAGTAGGGTTCCAGTTGGTAGCCCCCGTTTTACTccagccacccctccccagcacacacTCCCATCTTTGGTCTCCACCAAATattcctgctggttagttggtcctgtGCATTGAGGCCCGAgcaaagagtcctgttttcttgtcCTCTAGATCAAGTGGTCCTCAGAGTAGGATCCCAGTTGGTagccccccccacccactttctGCTTTGGTCTTTTCCAACTGTTCCATctggttagttggtcctgctcagataagCCCCAAAAGaaagtcctgttttcttgcccccaaGTCACGTTGTCCTCAGAGTTGGTTTTCAGTTGTTAGCTCCCCTTTTATTCATGGTGGCCACACACTTCccactttggtctcttccaactgatcctgctggttagttggtgCTACTCACGTATGCCCTGATAACGCGTCCTGATTTCTTGCCCCTAGGTCACGTTGTCATCAGAGTAGGTCTCAGTTGGTAGCCCGCACGTTCCACACCTCCTCCTCAGGGGCACAGTTGTTCTCCAGGAGGACCACCCCCAAGACCAGCACCAGGAGGCTGGCCGTGGGCATGCCCTGCCTACTGCTTAGCATCCCATCACATATCAGGCCAAGGATGGTGACCAGGAAGAAGGAGTGGTCTCTGGGGTCCACTTCCCTCACGTCAACACCAAAGACTAGCTGCAGATACTCGCAGGCTTGGTGGAAGATCACGGAGACGTGGTCCTGGTCATCTTGGCTGACCGCCGCCAGCATCTCCGCCTGTGTGGTCGGTCGGCTGCTGAGTGCGATACCTGAGGAGCAGGAATGCCACCAGGTCAGCCAGCTTCAGGCTGAATGCGTCTGGGAGCGAGGGCTGGGCTCCTCCTGGGTCCCCTCTGCTGCTGGACCCCTCCTCATCGGGGCTGCTGGGGTCCTCATCGGACTGGCTCCACGGAGCACCTGCCAtgtcagcgggggaggggcaggcactcGGAAGGCTCAGACTGACTCTGTTGAGGGGCCCAGgctccctctgtcctccttctGCATCCTCGCCAAGAATGGCCGCAggacccaggccctgccctctgcccacttGAGGTGTCCCAgccgcctccccccgcccacacacacacacacacacacaccccgtggCTGTGAGACTCCGCTGTGGAAGTCCGGCCCGACTTGTCCACCCAAATGCCCATCCTGCCCATGGCCCTTCACAGAAGGACGCGGGTGCCCGAACTCTGGCAGGTTCCTTCTGTGTGTCCTAGGGACCTGAGTCCTTCGGTCCTCCCCCCCCATGTCCCCACCTGGACTCCCTAGCCCGGCCCGTGCCCCTGCCCTTTCTGACCTGGGATCCTGTCCCTCACCCCAAGGTCCTCAGCTCCCTCAAACCCCCGAGGTACAGTTGAGTGGACGCAGCCTGCGGCTGCCCTCTCCAGAAACCCCGGGGCCTCAGCGGGGCCTGAACGCCTCTACCCAGGGTGGGCGGGTGTAGTAGGCCCTACCGCTCTCCCTCAGGTCCAGACACCAGCTCCAGGAAGAGCCTGGGCCCGTCCCTCTGGGGCCCCGAGTCTACCACCCTTAGCCCCGCTGGGAGAAGGGCTCCGCCTGACCACCCTGCCGGGGTCTCTCGGGCTGCCGGCTGGACTGACCTGGATTCCGGGATGGGGGGCCGGCCGTGCTCCCTCACATGTCGACGTGCACGCCTTGCTGCCCGGCCGGGCCCCTTCTCTCTGCCGGCCCGAACCAGGCATCCCAGACCGAGGCCCCCACCTCTGTCACCATCCTTTCCGGGATCCTCACCTTGACTCTGACCGGCTCGGGCCGTGCCCCCGCCCTCTGCACAGCTGAGTCTGTGCGCCTCAGATCCAGGCTCTCACTCCCCGACTTcctggagacagaggcagggagcccACCGCAgccactgtcccctccccgctACATTGTGATCAGCTGCCCGGAAGGCATCGCACTGAACCGAGATCCCAGGCCAGCCTGGCTCGGGCAGGGCATCTCCACTGCAGGGCTTCCCCCCCCTGGAGCCCCACCGCCTcagccttctttcatttcttctgctccTCTTAGGGGACCTTTCCCTGCCTTCCCATGGGGACCGCAGCTGCTAGATAGTCACCTATGGGCGAGACgtgtcctgcctctctctcctagTGTCCTCACTGCCAACACAGGGCCCTTCCGAGAGCGAGCAGAGCTCGGCGAATGTCCGGCCACAAATGTCCCAGTGAGCTGGGGACCTCTGCTCAGATCgagtgtctcctcctttcttggAGACCCGAGCAAAGGCAGGCACACATCTCTACGTCCCTTGTCCAGAATGACAGACGACAAGGGACGAGAAGCAAGAACGAACATCTTTTACTTCTCCATGGCCTGAAACCATCCGTTTACTGCCAAGGTCTTCACGTTTGCAAGACATCCCTGTCTGTGCCCAGCCCAGGCACCGCGATTCCCTTCTGGATCCCGAACGAGGACGGAAGGGTTCCCGGCTCGTTGCACCAAACGGCAAAACTCTGACTCTCGAACACCTGTGGCGTGGGTGCCACTCCCACGCTGAGCCCGAAGCTCACGAAACCTTCTGTGACAAGGAACAACATCTGAAAACTTCCTCGAGGAAACAAAGATCGATTTCCGAGGCCACGTAGACAGAGAACAAGAACCCACCCAAACGTGCTCTTGGCCCCGCTTTCCCCCAAGCCGCCCTGGCCCTCCACTACTCACAACGCCCAGCGCCCGCTCTGCTCGCACTCGCAGGCGAGAAGTGGCCTGGCTTCGTGCCCCGCAGGAGAAGCTGCTCGACCCCAGGCGGGAACGGGCCCGGCTGCCCCTCGGGCTCAGGCCCGCTCTTCCTCATGGCTCACAGCCTCTTCGGACAGACACGGAGACCCCGGGCTGCCTGCTGTTGACCGCGAGGATGTGCTGCAGCACCTGCGCGCCGCTGGTTTCTGCGTGGGCCCTGGGACCCCACAGGAACTCGTAGCGTGCGGGCTCGCTGCCGGGCACCTGCCGGTACTCCAGGTACCCTTCCTGCACCCAGACTTCGGTCAGCAGCTCCCTGGGCTCCCCATAGAATACGTGCTCCCTGCCGGCATACACCCCCATGACCCCCAGCGCTTCCCACACCGCCTCCTCAGGGGCACGGTCGTCCTCCAGGAGGATCACCCACAGGACCAGCACCAGGAGGCTGGTCTTGGGCATGCCGTCCCTACCACTCGGCGTCCCATCGCAGCTGAGGCCCAGGATGCTGACCAGGACGTAGGAGTGCTCGCGGGGGTCCACTTCCTTCACGTCGACTCCAAAGACCAGCTGCAGATACTCGCAGGCTCGGCGGAAGATCACGGGGAAGCGGTCCCGGTCATCTCGGCTGACCGCCGCCAGCATCTCCGCCCGTGTGGTCGGCTGCTTGGTGCGATACttgaggagcagcagcagcaccaggcCGGCCACCTTCACGCGGAGCGCATCTGGGAGCGAGGCCTGGGCCCCTGCCGGGGCCCCCCAGGTGCTCGACCCCTCCTCATCGGGGCTGCTGGAGCCCTGGTGGGACTGGCTCCCCGGAGCGCCTGCCatggcactgggggaggggcaggtgctcCGAGGGCTCTGGGGAGGACTCGGGGACCGGGCAGCAGCAGATCCCTCCTCCAGGGGGACCAGAATGAGGACAGagcaggaggaggacagggaggaggaggaggaggaggagggggggggagacgggccccccctctcctcctcctctgctttctcctcctccaactccacctcctcctccaactcctcttcctccgactctacctcctccacctccacctccacctccacctccacttcttccacctcctcctcctcctcctcctcctcctcctccacctccaactccacctccaactccacctcctccacctccacctcctccacctcctcctccacctcctccacctcctcctcctccaactcctcttcctccgactctacctcctccacctcctcctccacctccaactccacctccaactccacctcctccacctccacctcctccacctcctcctccacctcctccacctcctcctcctccaactcctcttcctccgactctacctcctccacctccaactccacctccaactcctcctcctccaactcctcttcctccgactctacctcctccacctccaactccacctccaactccacctcctccacctccacctccacctcctccacctcctcctccacctcctccacctcctccttcttcaactccacctcctcctccaactcctcttc from Panthera tigris isolate Pti1 chromosome X unlocalized genomic scaffold, P.tigris_Pti1_mat1.1 chrX_random_Un_scaffold_119, whole genome shotgun sequence encodes the following:
- the LOC122236294 gene encoding melanoma-associated antigen 9-like; the encoded protein is MAGAPGSQSHQGSSSPDEEGSSTWGAPAGAQASLPDALRVKVAGLVLLLLLKYRTKQPTTRAEMLAAVSRDDRDRFPVIFRRACEYLQLVFGVDVKEVDPREHSYVLVSILGLSCDGTPSGRDGMPKTSLLVLVLWVILLEDDRAPEEAVWEALGVMGVYAGREHVFYGEPRELLTEVWVQEGYLEYRQVPGSEPARYEFLWGPRAHAETSGAQVLQHILAVNSRQPGVSVSVRRGCEP